The Cryptomeria japonica chromosome 6, Sugi_1.0, whole genome shotgun sequence genomic interval ctcgtcttcatgttttcattgattagattaggattattttcattgcagttttaggtttttgtgattgtcctaattgttatttgctttgatgcatcctcaatttcctagtctacagGTAGAATATTCAAGGTTTTAGTGAGAGGATTAAACGAATAAACCTAGAGTTTCAACAAGATAGATTAGCCTAGAACCATGATTGTCTTTCAAGAATAGCATCCCAATCATACACCAATTCAAAGGAAACTTCAAATGAACCCTTGGCACAAGGGTAGATTTTATTTTTTACTTCTATAATAGGTTTTCACTACTACACAATTCACATGTTTAAATAACtaggtgatgcaagagcatccccggtctatgagaaatcttgcatcaaccaaaaatgtttccttttgtttagttcttgttcagttcagtgtacAGTTTTCTATGTTCCTGTCGGTATGTTTTGgtagtttctttctttttattgcaaatcagatttttggtttccaagcttgttcatgtgcttaattctagattcttggtccatttggattcttttatgACAAGATATTGCTTCCAGTTTGGCTATTTCAGGGTTCTGGAGTAGTTTTGGGCTCACCGATTGGAGATTCCTTCTTTTCTGAAGcggtttcttggtgtgtggatctattttgggtcttgcttgatgttcctaagtccttggaCGACCTTCTTgatgatccacacttcttggtggttctttttCGAAggatttcctttcattcttggggccgacctatttacacatttcattttcctgtcttggtaaatgtaatTTTTTGTGGTTGACCTCGATATGTTttagagggtatatatatggtattatttgatcatttgtagggcagtcGAGTAGTATGAGGATTTAAATTCATAATTAGAGATCTGGATGACTCTGCgagttccagatggattgtaaTCTAGCTTGTTAGCCTGTATGTAACTAGTTGATAACCAGATGTTCTATTATGAATGTatcatgataaccggttggttatcAAAGGTTCTAAGATGATAATATGATATGATTCTCTAATCTttctatgttttgttgttgcttCCGTTGTGTTATTCTTGTTGCATGATCTGGCCAGTTCTCATTGAGGATCCATTGAtcatggctgcatcaagtggtattagagctagttatgAACCTGTTGATGGAGGAAGATCCAGCtatgaaccttgaggcattcctttgggtggtcAGATCACCGATTGGAGGCAGGCTACAAGCTGGTCTGGTAGATCGTCGACTAGAGCAACCAAAATTTGTAGTCAGATGGCCGAGTTGAGGCTATTCACCAAAGCGGAGGAGGAGATGTTGCCAAAAAGAATCAACCCCCGGAGGGTCGAGaaaatgatggaagacttcaataatgagatgaggaatgagatctatAATGCCTTAGCTGATTTGCAGAGGAACTCAgagtctgaggatgagtatgaagaagttggagaagataTTGAGGCAGAGGAAGCTGAAAGACTAAAAggtgaaagagaggaaagatttttAAGAgtgtggcacaagcaagtaaagttcataaagtggaggtttcaaacttTTCTGGAACATTGAACccagaggatttgattgattggatcagagagttggaggactactttgagtttgaggatatcaaggacccatagagagtctggttggcacatactaagttgaaagggcatgttgccttatggtggaaagaattccaaagagatagagtggagaatggtgaaatgaagatcacccgcTAGAGACAGATGATTggaagattgaaggccaagttcataccaagagactatgagttggaattattcaagaagttgtagaacctaaagtagagaaacatgagtgtgaaagagtatactgaggaattctacaaggtgatgatcagatctggacatagagagatggatagaaaaaaggtggcaaggtacgtaaatggacttgcatttaacattcaggatgagatgagtatgttgaggatttccatagttgaggaagcttatcaacatgctttgaaggctgaggagaagaagACAATAGAATAACCCTAGAGAGATACAAAGGACAGATGAGTGGCAACATAGAGAAGCAGAATGTTGAAGATAAATCAAAACCTAAATGAAGTAAAGAATTGGATCAGAAGACACAGAGAAAAGGAAGTGGTAGTAGCAGAAGAGAATTTTCTAGTAAATGTTACAAGTGTGGAGAAAtcggacatagattctatgaatgtaagaaaggaaAGACAAGAAGTTGTGTGGTAGATGAGGAACTAAAAGGTGGAGTTACCGGAACTAAATGTGCATCGGAGAAACGTGAAtctcttatgtttagaagagtcatgatggagcagagcagtgaagaTATCGGACCTACTCAGAGAAGGAGTATTTTCCGAACTGTatgcaaatcaagtggtaagttttgcaaggttattgtggatagtggaagtactgataatttggtatctcaGGAGATGGTAGTGAATCTTGGATTGgagaggcttaagcatccttgtccttataaggtgagttggttacaagatgatcagaagttGGAAGTGaaagagcagtgtttggtgagttttactattgggccttttagggatgaggtcttgtgtgatgttctATCTATGAGTACttatcatgtcttgttgggaagatattGGCAGTATGATAGAAGggatatttatgactatagaagaatcctaatcactattgagaaggatgggcagaagttcacattggcttctttgaaggagaaagagaaggaggtgaataaTTTGAGTCTTGAGAGAAGTTGTTGTGCTGAGAaactagttgcagaggttatacagGAAGGTGGCGTGAGTTTACATAAGGATCTAATAGATAAGTTTGATAGACAGAAGGAACTAGATGGTCGTAAGGTTGTGATAGTGAACCGaatgaagtcttgtggcaaaaataaatcaaatttgcaAAAGAAAGAGAGAAGTAAGTAGAGACAGTGTGCTATTAAGAAGAAGGGAGAGAataatgaataaaatcaagagttaGAGAATCCGGTTGAGGTTCTGGAGGAGCTAAGGAAGAGGTTTGTAGACAAGGAAGATGTTTCGATCAGAgatgagcatgggatctatatcccGAATCCTTTTCGATGTTAATGAGTTTCCTCTAATGGAACAactctttctacctggggtgtctgatgcaggaccATCCtcgatctatgagcaatcttgcatcaaccaaaaatgtttccttttgtttagttcttgttcagttcagtgtgcagttttttgtgATCCTATTGATATGTTCCAATAGTTGCTTGTTTTTCATTGTAGATCAGATTTTTAGTTTCCAAGCTTGgtcatgtgcttaattctagattcttagtacatttggattctttttcaacAAGATATTGCTTTCGGTTTGGCTGTTTTTGGGTTTCGGAGCAGTTTGGGCTTACCGGTTGGAGATTCCTTCTTTTCCGGagtggtttcttggcatgtggatttattttgggtcttgctagatgttcctaagtccttgcACGACCTTCCTAATGATCTGcacttcttggtggttctttttTGGAggatttcctttcattcttggggccgacctatttacaagtttcattttcatttcttggtaaatgtaatttTTGTGGTCAACCTGGATATGTTtcggagggtatatatatggtattatgtaatcatttgtagggcaaTCGAGTATTATgaggatttagattcatgattagagattcggatgactctgagagttccagatggattgtaaTCTAGCATGTTAGCCTATATGTAACCGGTTGATAACCgaatgttctatgatgaatgtatgatgataacTAGTTAGTTATTGGAGGTTCTAAGATGataatatgatctatttctataatatttctatgttttgttgttgcttccattgtgttactcttgttgcatgagccGACTAGTTCTCATTGAGGATCCACTGGTCATGGCTGCATCACTAGGCTATGTCCAAATTCTATCAAATCTACAAATCAAACCCTTTTGTGAGAAAAAATAATTCACTTTTTAAGACACCATCTATAAAAACCACAATAAGAGGAGATGGGACACAAAATAATATTCCTCCCAAACTTGGGGAGAGCAGAGAAGGCACAAGTGGCATGGCCAATAAATGGAGGAGAACCAACAAGTTTCGGAGGGGAAGGATTCCCACAATGCACTATATccatgcaagactttaaatcaataacatATATGTTAAGTTACGACTTATttacatttttgaattttatttggacaaaacatttaaaaatgtatATATTGGAGTTgcgtcacacttttataaaggaaatggccaatgttgattcaactttttaaattaaatcaatagaaaataaaatatatgttttgaaatttgaaatgatgtaaactaataaaatgtatttcttttgtgtattttatgtttgtaatttttattttaaaaaattaagaaaattgaATATAGTTTTCTATAAAGTAAACACTACAATTTAGTTAATGAGAAAATGTTGAatttgaagttacacaagccgctacactttatttaataaattttaccttttttcttcaatttttttgcgtatattgataacttgaaattttagtgcatggatatatttttcaataaatttgaaaagttgtgtgtattGAAATAAAACTCTTTTCATTTGCGACCATCTTTTTaattcattatttatccaaattagaaataaattttatcatcttgacatagattcttttctctagtgcatcattattttttcaaaaattttaaataaacttgTATTTTTTCTTATCAAGATAACGAATCTTATATTTAAGTgctaatgacctactttcaataaaaataaaatgtaaaatatgaaaaatatgaaaaataattaaaataataaaagtgatagattttggaatattcacttgtagatctataaaagggttttTTACGTTTCAAAAAATATATTActtataagagtaggagttttcgaaacatcgagtttttcaaaaaataaaaaataaaaataaattggtaattagacccaaagtgatataaaatatacatttaataggcacttccaattggaaaagttgtggtccatatataacttatctataatgaatTTGTATAGACcctatgtttgactaaaattaatttttagatagAAAAACTTAAATTCACTTTTGCTGATAAGTTGGCCCGAAACATGACACAATATTGTACTTTTACCCTCAGATAAAATAATAAATGGTTAAACACAgaacataataataaaatataagaaaTGTTATCATCACTAAAAAGATGATTAAACAATTAATTGAAACTTTTGATATTAGAGTAAGGTTCCTTAAAAAAGGGgtgttattttaatttttaatatgatTCCTTGAAAAATCCATTGAAATACAAGAAGGTTCCAAGCTAATTTCTTAGATTGTATAAATGTGTATTGTCTTATAAACATGCATTAAATGATTtaataaaaaaaacataataaagTTCCGTATAATGTGTACATTTATTTACCTAAAAATGACCACTtccattgacaagaaaataagaacAATATTATCAAATACTCAAAAACTcattgaaaacaattttttttttttttttttgcgtacTAACACACATCCGAACTCTTTCATTTGAAAATTGTAAATTTTCCAATTTATTGCTCTTTATAATAAAATatctaaatttaattaatatttaaaatttattttattcacTTATATTTATGTTATAtaacatttaaataaaaattaatttaattatacaaACCTTGTCGAGGAGCATGAAATTCTCTCTTCTATGATCAAATGTGCAGTTTGGCGGCGAAATAGACACTAGCAACAAAAATATCTGTCATCTCTTTATCAAGACTTTCATCTCTGATTAAAAATAATTCATGAAAGACTGTAAAAACGCTTGAtaaaaagcataaatgaaaacagaTTTTAGAGACGAGCAATGTCTCATATTTCTTCAcatactttttattaaatataAACATAATACATACATTCACAATTATATCCAAAGAACCACGATATAAACACAGATTTAATGTACATAGATTCTTCGCATCTATATAAACTAACACTCTAGCTTCTTCACATCTATAGAAACTAATAACACTGTAGCTTATAAAGCTAACAAGGATGCCTAGCAGAGAATAGTATCTTATATAGGATATTCAACTGCGAGCCTCCATGAAGGGCGTGCAAACAACGGATTTTTTCTGGGAACAGTTATTCTAAACTCCTCTGCCATATCCACATCTCCCTCAACAGTCCAGTCAAAGCAATGAAGAAGCTGAGCAAGTGCCAACTCAACAACAGAAAGACCCATAGAAATCCCAGGGCATCCCCTTCTTCCTGTTCCGAAGGGCAGCAAATCGAAGTCCTGACCTCTCACATCCTTATTACACCCCATAAACCGCTCGGGCCTAAATTGATGAGCATCTTTCCAAACGTTTTCATCCCTTCCCATCGCCCACACATTCACAATCAACCTCGTTTTTCGCGGAATGAAATATCCTCCCACACTGCAGTCTTCCATTGATTCGTGGGGAAGGAGCAGAGGAAGTGGTGGGTGAAGCCGAAAAGTTTCTTTCACCACGCATCGCAAGTAGTCGAGCTTCGTGATGTCACTCTCCTTGATTCTGAGATTTCTGCCCACTGCTGATTCCATCTCTTCCTGCGCTCGTGCAAGCGTTGCAGGATTCCTCACCAGTTCACTCATCGACCACTCTAGCAATATCGCCGAGGTTTCCACTCCCCCGGTTAACATATCCTGCacacaaataatttttttcttcaagTCGGTAAAAACATCTTCCAGAGACAGTTAATGTTTTTGGATTCCACTGTATATTTTTCTATCAATTGAATCACATTTTATGATTTATCATCAGAATAATGAaatatttgagaatagaaatatgaTTATTATCCAAATGATAAATATTACATTTCAATTTTGGACAATCTATTATTCTGATTATGGGTTGAGAATAATGTTTTACGAGTTGGCCCGATTCTAGTTTTGGAAGGGAGGGAGGCAATCGTCAGTTCATGGGCGGCTCAAGCTATAACTGTAGATAGAGTGGAATGGGTGTGGGCATCTCTAGAATGGATCCTTGGGACTGAGGTGGTGGGTGGCAGGAAATAGTTGGCATGTTACATATAGAATTGAGAAAAACTATTGGGTGGAGGGTTTTATAGTTAATGGTGAATAGTATTTATTGGGATGCAACCCTCTTCCATGCTTCTATTTTTACTCTGGACTTTTTGAACTGGCAAAGCCTTCGGTTCCTTCTCTTCCTCATGGCCCAAGGGACAAAAAGAAGAGGTTGGAAGGGCCAATATGATGCCTAGCTAGGAGCAGGGGGGAATCAACTAATGGTGTACCAGTTATCCCAGTCAGTGGTTTAGTGTGCAGGttctttaaatatatattattgtacAGATAGCTTaaaacacacactaagctttgatttTTCAGCTTAAAAATGTTCAACACTCAGACTTGATTGATATTCTCTAGGcataatatgttgcttagtgtgtgtgctTTAAGACATTATTGTGGACGCCCTCAAGAAATAGAAGTTCCTCCCACCCACTTAACTATCACCCTCCACCATAAAATAATAGAGATGATCATAGAATGTGATCTGAAACTTAAAGCTAAAATACACAAAATTGAATTCAAAAAGACAACAAAGAATTATTATAAATTGAGAGAAATGGATATTTTTAAACTAAAATGCTTTCAAACAAGTTGTTATCATATTTCCGAAAACCAAGACGGCCTTGATTCTCATACTTACCAAGATGATGGCTTTGATGTGGTTTCGTGAGATTGTCTGGCTGTCCATTTCGGCCATGCCGAGTAACACATCTACCATGTCTTTAACACAACCATCGTTCAGTTTTCCATCATCCAGTCTACGATCCATGTGCTCATCGATTACTTTTTCAGCAAATCCATCGAATATCTTGTGAAGAGGTTGCATTCGACGACGGATTCTTTGCAAGTCGAGCCATTCGAGAGAAGGAATGAAATCACCAATAGAAAACTCACCGACCACAGCAAGCATCTCTTCAACCATTTTTATAAAGCAATGCCCTCCATCCAAGTCGTTATCAGAGTAAGTCCTGCTGGCAAACATTCTGCAGGTAATATTTTGTGCGAGGGAGGTGAGTGGCTTCTTCACATCCACACACTGCACTCCATGCCCGCTTTCCTTCCAGATGGAGGCGACCATGGCGGACACTTCTTCCTCTCTCACGAAATTGAAAGAATCGTTTCTCTTCACTGTGAGCAGCTCCACCGTCAACAGCTTTCTACTCTGCCTCCAGTATGCTCCATAGGGGGCAAGCGCCACATCTTTGTGATCATAGCACATATACTTCCCCAGTGCACAGTTTGGTCTGGTTGCAAACACCAAATCATGGGTTTTCAGGAACTCTTTTGCCATGGCAGGAGAAGACACTACAACAGTGGGGACTGAACCTAAACGGAGAAACATTATGGATCCATATTTCTTTGCCAGAATGGTAAGGGACTGATGAGGAAGGTTTCCCAACAGATGGAGACTTCCTATGATAGGCCATGGACGTGGTCCTGGAGGCAATTTCATTTTCCTGGCATCCCTCCTCAGCTTATAGGGGAAgcagtagaagaagaagaaaatcccgaGTCCAAAAGTTATGGCCTCGTTGAGGGAGCAAGTCAGGGATTCCATGATATGAGAAAACGGAAAGCCCTGAATCTACAATCAGTGAAATGAGATGGAGGAGAGAAAATTTAATGACATCCACGAGAGCAGGAGTATGCAGCACAATGAATTTAAAAGAACCGATCATTATATTTTAGCCATAATGTTTGAGTGGTCATTATTCTTTGTTGATCATGATTTGGTTTGGTTGTTGTCAATTTTGAGTAAGccatttatcatcaatcttatttatttatttttcgaaTAGAATATTGAGAGACTCAACTTTTAGAACATTAGCATATTTGGTCCAAATATCTAGATATTTAAACACTCAATAATGTATACCATGACCCTACACAACATAATAATTGAACAATATGATGTGAATATCCATTTTAGAAAACTTGGGGAGTTTGTAAAAATGCCTCTTTTAGGAATTTTATTGAATAAATAAAAGTAGATAGCATCACATGTGCATCTACT includes:
- the LOC131052581 gene encoding cytochrome P450 750A1, which encodes MESLTCSLNEAITFGLGIFFFFYCFPYKLRRDARKMKLPPGPRPWPIIGSLHLLGNLPHQSLTILAKKYGSIMFLRLGSVPTVVVSSPAMAKEFLKTHDLVFATRPNCALGKYMCYDHKDVALAPYGAYWRQSRKLLTVELLTVKRNDSFNFVREEEVSAMVASIWKESGHGVQCVDVKKPLTSLAQNITCRMFASRTYSDNDLDGGHCFIKMVEEMLAVVGEFSIGDFIPSLEWLDLQRIRRRMQPLHKIFDGFAEKVIDEHMDRRLDDGKLNDGCVKDMVDVLLGMAEMDSQTISRNHIKAIILDMLTGGVETSAILLEWSMSELVRNPATLARAQEEMESAVGRNLRIKESDITKLDYLRCVVKETFRLHPPLPLLLPHESMEDCSVGGYFIPRKTRLIVNVWAMGRDENVWKDAHQFRPERFMGCNKDVRGQDFDLLPFGTGRRGCPGISMGLSVVELALAQLLHCFDWTVEGDVDMAEEFRITVPRKNPLFARPSWRLAVEYPI